DNA from Symbiobacterium terraclitae:
TCATACGGTCGATACGTCTTCTTGCTCATGCTGAAGACATTGGACACCGAACCCTTTTGCTCCTACAGAACTGGCTTACTCAGACAGGCTCCTAGAGGACCAACTGTTGGACCTCAAGGCCCAAGATGAGGCCGGCAAAGATCCGGCATTCAAGAAACTTATTTCTGATCTAGAGTTGAGGCTCAACTACATAAGAAAGCATGGTACTCCGATATATGGGGTAGCCCTGAGTGGGCCTTCCCATGACCTACTCCGGTTCGCTGAAAAGGTTCCGGTGGAAATGGCGCTACTCGTATCGGATAATTCTGATTACGACGATCCGATCTTCTTTGCTGGGGGTGATCTCGAGTGAACAGAAGGCGTGCCTTTGTCTCTTTGGCTGCTATGGTCCTAGTGGTGTTGTCGGGGGCCATGGTCCATGCCGACCCGATTCACGATCAGAACCTAGACAAGTGGACTCCCGATAAAGGCCGGGTAAGCTGGCGCCACTATGATAATCCACACGCACATGTTATCTACCACTACTTCTACTGGAATACTCTGGCGGACATGGAGCTACTTCGAGACGATGACAATGAAACCCTGGAGATGGATGTCGTCTTCAACAATGTTGCTCCGGAGAGTGCTTGGTCCTACAG
Protein-coding regions in this window:
- a CDS encoding anti sigma factor C-terminal domain-containing protein, whose translation is MDLKAQDEAGKDPAFKKLISDLELRLNYIRKHGTPIYGVALSGPSHDLLRFAEKVPVEMALLVSDNSDYDDPIFFAGGDLE